A single Curtobacterium sp. MCSS17_015 DNA region contains:
- a CDS encoding MarR family transcriptional regulator, whose protein sequence is MTVTDPLRTPARRRSAAGAPLATDVRIAVNRLSRTLRAQKSDTTVSDAQFSALALLLREGAMTLADLSRHEGVTPPSMTKTVTALIERGLITKDGHGDDRRKVLLCPTTAGEDLVAETRQRRDGWLTPRLAALTPAERRTLAAATDIMRRLAAQ, encoded by the coding sequence GTGACCGTCACCGACCCGCTGCGCACTCCCGCGCGTCGCCGTTCCGCTGCCGGTGCTCCGCTCGCGACCGACGTCCGCATCGCCGTCAACCGGCTGTCCCGGACGCTCCGCGCGCAGAAGTCCGACACGACCGTCAGCGACGCCCAGTTCTCCGCCCTCGCCCTGCTGCTCCGTGAGGGTGCCATGACCCTCGCCGACCTCAGCCGACACGAAGGTGTCACCCCGCCGTCGATGACGAAGACCGTCACGGCACTCATCGAGCGGGGCCTGATCACGAAGGACGGGCACGGTGACGACCGCCGCAAGGTGCTCCTGTGCCCCACCACGGCAGGCGAGGACCTGGTCGCCGAGACCCGGCAGCGCCGCGACGGCTGGCTCACCCCACGCCTCGCCGCCCTGACGCCCGCCGAGCGGAGGACGCTCGCCGCCGCCACCGACATCATGCGGAGGCTCGCTGCCCAGTGA
- a CDS encoding glucose 1-dehydrogenase: MNGFAGKVAIVTGGGSGIGESIAKELAAAGASVVVTDIKQEAAERVAAEIEQAGGTAAAVSANSSIAADNERAVRFAVDTYGALHLAVNNAGIGAAPQPIGEYDVEAWDRVRAVDLDGVFYGLRYEIPAILEAGGGAIVNMSSVLGSVGIANNAAYVASKHALVGLTKVAALEYTAKGVRTNAVGPGFIDTPLVRSSLSSDELAGLEVQHAAGRLGTDAEVAALVLFLLSDQASFISGSYHLVDGGYSAH; this comes from the coding sequence ATGAACGGGTTCGCGGGCAAGGTCGCCATCGTCACCGGTGGCGGCAGCGGCATCGGCGAGTCGATCGCGAAGGAGCTCGCGGCAGCGGGCGCCTCGGTCGTCGTCACGGACATCAAGCAGGAGGCCGCCGAGCGCGTCGCCGCCGAGATCGAGCAGGCCGGCGGCACCGCAGCCGCCGTCTCCGCGAACTCGTCGATCGCCGCGGACAACGAGCGGGCCGTCCGGTTCGCCGTCGACACCTACGGCGCACTGCACCTCGCCGTCAACAACGCCGGCATCGGCGCCGCCCCGCAGCCCATCGGCGAGTACGACGTCGAGGCGTGGGACCGCGTCCGTGCCGTCGACCTGGACGGCGTCTTCTACGGCCTCCGCTACGAGATCCCCGCGATCCTCGAGGCCGGTGGTGGCGCGATCGTCAACATGTCGTCGGTCCTCGGTTCGGTCGGCATCGCCAACAACGCCGCCTACGTGGCGTCGAAGCACGCCCTCGTGGGTCTGACCAAGGTCGCCGCGCTCGAGTACACCGCCAAGGGCGTCCGCACGAACGCCGTCGGCCCGGGCTTCATCGACACCCCGCTCGTCCGCTCGTCGCTGAGCAGCGACGAGCTCGCCGGCCTCGAGGTGCAGCACGCCGCCGGGCGCCTCGGCACCGACGCCGAGGTGGCCGCGCTCGTCCTCTTCCTGCTCAGCGACCAGGCGTCGTTCATCAGCGGCAGCTACCACCTGGTCGACGGCGGCTACTCCGCGCACTGA
- a CDS encoding acetamidase/formamidase family protein, whose amino-acid sequence MTHHRIETTADTAVDVLTAERPPVLTVAPGDTVTVQTLSAAGYTERLPAPGVEVSTLIASRRGHCLLGPIAVAGARPGQVLAVRFDELVPDDWGYTGSGGVDTPLNRALGLADPSTRGPLLWDVDPAAGTAHNQLGLGVRTAPFLGVVGLPPEATGEHSTIPPRPLGGGNIDCRELVVGATLYLPVTVPEALLSVGDGHAAQGDGEVSGTAVECGMTTTMTLTLLDEAPVEGIHADTPAGRITFGFDADLNAATATALDRMVDWIAGSHDITRAEALGMASVAVSMRVTQVANRTWGVHALLPHDAILTRSAH is encoded by the coding sequence GTGACCCACCACCGCATCGAGACCACCGCGGACACCGCCGTCGACGTCCTCACCGCCGAGCGCCCTCCGGTGTTGACCGTCGCTCCGGGCGACACCGTCACGGTCCAGACCCTCAGCGCCGCCGGTTACACCGAACGCCTGCCGGCCCCGGGGGTCGAGGTGTCGACGCTCATCGCCTCCCGCCGGGGCCACTGCCTGCTCGGTCCGATCGCCGTGGCCGGGGCCCGTCCCGGTCAGGTCCTCGCGGTCCGCTTCGACGAGCTGGTACCGGACGACTGGGGCTACACCGGCTCCGGCGGCGTCGACACCCCGTTGAACCGTGCCCTCGGCCTGGCCGACCCGTCCACACGCGGGCCGCTCCTCTGGGACGTCGACCCGGCAGCGGGCACCGCGCACAACCAGCTCGGGCTCGGCGTGCGGACGGCCCCGTTCCTCGGCGTCGTCGGACTCCCGCCGGAGGCGACCGGCGAGCACTCGACGATCCCACCGCGACCCCTCGGTGGCGGCAACATCGACTGTCGCGAACTCGTCGTCGGCGCCACGCTGTACCTGCCGGTGACGGTCCCGGAGGCGCTGCTGTCGGTCGGCGACGGCCACGCGGCCCAGGGCGACGGCGAGGTCTCCGGCACCGCCGTCGAGTGCGGCATGACGACCACGATGACCCTGACCCTGCTCGACGAGGCACCGGTCGAGGGCATCCACGCCGACACCCCGGCGGGCCGCATCACGTTCGGGTTCGACGCGGACCTGAACGCCGCGACCGCGACCGCGCTCGACCGGATGGTCGACTGGATCGCCGGCTCCCACGACATCACGCGCGCCGAGGCGCTCGGCATGGCGAGCGTCGCCGTCAGCATGCGCGTCACCCAGGTCGCCAACCGCACCTGGGGCGTGCACGCACTGCTCCCGCACGACGCGATCCTCACGCGGTCGGCCCACTGA
- a CDS encoding inorganic phosphate transporter encodes MDVLVTVVLVIVVALVFDFTNGFHDTANAMATSVATGALKPRTAVLISAVLNLVGAFLSTEVAKTVSQGLIREGQDGIHITPTMIFAGLVGAVLWNLATWYFGLPSSSTHALFGGLIGASIIGAGLDSVDWATVVSKVVLPALLSPVIAGVIALVATYLAYTITKNATTHGAATGFRHGQTVSASLVSLAHGTNDAQKTMGVITLTLIAAGYQGSGTGPELWVVLACGLAIALGTYMGGWRIMKTVGKKISDVQSPQGFAAETSSAATILVSSHLGFALSTTHVTSGSVIGSGLGKKLADVHWGVVGRIVVAWVITLPSAAIVGGLATWLASTSTIGLVVVAVLALVGGLTFFVLARRRPIGADDVREGSTEREPVSAGN; translated from the coding sequence GTGATCGTGGTGGCCCTCGTGTTCGACTTCACGAACGGGTTCCACGACACCGCGAACGCCATGGCCACCTCGGTGGCCACGGGTGCCCTCAAGCCCCGCACCGCCGTCCTGATCTCCGCAGTGCTCAACCTCGTCGGCGCGTTCCTCTCCACCGAGGTGGCGAAGACCGTGTCGCAGGGCCTCATCCGCGAGGGGCAGGACGGCATCCACATCACGCCGACGATGATCTTCGCGGGACTCGTCGGCGCCGTGCTCTGGAACCTGGCCACGTGGTACTTCGGGCTGCCGTCGTCGTCCACGCACGCGCTGTTCGGCGGGCTCATCGGCGCGTCGATCATCGGCGCCGGCCTGGACTCGGTCGACTGGGCCACGGTCGTCTCGAAGGTCGTGCTGCCGGCACTGCTGTCGCCGGTCATCGCCGGGGTGATCGCCCTCGTCGCGACCTACCTGGCGTACACGATCACGAAGAACGCGACCACGCACGGCGCCGCCACCGGCTTCCGACACGGTCAGACTGTCTCGGCGTCGCTGGTGTCGCTCGCGCACGGCACGAACGACGCGCAGAAGACGATGGGCGTCATCACCCTGACCCTCATCGCCGCGGGGTACCAGGGCTCCGGCACCGGTCCCGAACTCTGGGTGGTCCTGGCCTGCGGGCTCGCGATCGCCCTCGGCACGTACATGGGCGGGTGGCGGATCATGAAGACCGTCGGCAAGAAGATCTCCGACGTGCAGTCCCCGCAGGGTTTCGCGGCGGAGACGAGTTCGGCCGCGACGATCCTGGTCTCCTCACACCTGGGCTTCGCCCTCTCCACCACCCACGTCACGAGCGGCTCGGTCATCGGGTCGGGTCTCGGCAAGAAGCTCGCCGACGTGCACTGGGGCGTCGTGGGCCGGATCGTCGTCGCCTGGGTCATCACGCTGCCGTCCGCGGCGATCGTCGGTGGCCTGGCGACGTGGCTCGCGTCGACCTCGACGATCGGGCTGGTGGTCGTGGCGGTGCTCGCCCTCGTCGGCGGCCTGACCTTCTTCGTCCTGGCCCGCCGCAGGCCGATCGGTGCGGACGACGTCCGCGAGGGCAGCACGGAGCGCGAGCCCGTGTCCGCCGGGAACTGA